The following proteins are co-located in the Solanum pennellii chromosome 8, SPENNV200 genome:
- the LOC107028857 gene encoding uncharacterized protein LOC107028857 isoform X2: MSSRQDSDIDDDFSDLYKEYTGPVRSNTTKAQDKIVTEKRPHVGSDEEEEDARDPNAVPTDFTSREAKVWEAKSKATERNWKKRKEEEMICKICGESGHFTQGCPSTLGASRKSQDFFERVPARESHVKALFTEKVINQIEKDVGCKIKMEEKFIIVSGKDRLILRKGVDAVHKIKEDADKKGPSSSQVSRSRSPERRSPVSARMVRSNSQRSNHSPQSASQLHHRYGRQEKVVDDRGHDDFHKIARGGSQARAYGNDGARGRSSLSKSPARAAYMSNSYNSYDGHGQGRGVYRSDGWDASRRDSDMKSNRDFDRPSVPQSMESVELEYQKDAIDLGRIRDKEEDEENHKHREAIRDVRENYMKKLSILRVEHAKQWEEFLQIDAVRRQQLAGQRMSASGFGGYNQQSYQEYDNSAGNPHYSGPNIPMEPRGRYPNPMDNYHPSRPHDSYDDFQRQRREDFGKAYNRY, translated from the exons ATGTCTAGTAGGCAAGATTccgatattgatgatgatttcAGTGATCTTTACAAGGAATATACTGGCCCTGTTAGATCCAACACAACTAAGGCACAGGATAAAATTGTGACAGAAAAAAGGCCTCATGTTGGTTCAGACGAGGAAGAAGAGGATGCCCGCGACCCCAATGCTGTGCCGACGGATTTTACCAGCAGGGAAGCGAAGGTTTGGGAAGCTAAATCCAAAGCTACTGAGAGAAACTGGAAGAAACGGAAGGAGGAAGAAATGATTTGTAAAATATGTGGAGAGTCGGGCCACTTTACTCAG GGATGTCCATCTACTCTCGGAGCGAGTCGGAAGTCTCAAGATTTTTTTGAGAGAGTGCCTGCAAGGGAAAGCCATGTGAAAGCTTTATTCACCGAGAAAGTTATAAATCAAATTGAGAAAGATGTTGGCTGCAAAATCAAAATGGAGGAGAAGTTTATCATAGTCAGCGGGAAGGACAGATTGATCCTAAGAAAAGGAGTGGATGCTgtacataaaattaaagaagatgCCGACAAAAAGGGTCCTTCTAGTTCTCAGGTGTCCAGATCAAGGTCGCCTGAGCGCCGAAGTCCTGTTAGCGCTCGTATGGTACGTTCTAATTCTCAGAGATCCAATCACAGCCCTCAGAGTGCATCACAGTTACACCATAGGTACGGAAGACAAGAGAAGGTTGTTGATGATCGCGGTCATGATGATTTTCACAAAATTGCAAGGGGTGGTTCACAAG CAAGAG CTTATGGTAATGATGGAGCTAGAGGTCGATCAAGCCTGTCAAAGTCTCCGGCACGTGCTGCTTATATGAGTAACTCATATAATTCCTACGATGGTCATGGTCAGGGAAGGGGTGTCTACAGGTCTGATGGTTGGGATGCGAGTAGACGTGATTCTGACATGAAATCTAACCGTGATTTTGACCGCCCCTCCGTTCCACAGTCCATGGAGAGTGTTGAATTGGAATACCAAAAGGATGCCATAGATCTAGGAAGAATTCGGGacaaggaagaagatgaagaaaatcaCAAGCATAGAGAG GCCATTAGAGATGTAAGAGAGAACTACATGAAGAAATTGTCCATCCTTAGAGTTGAACATGCAAAGCAATGGGAAGAGTTTCTTCAAATTGATGCAGTAAGGAGGCAACAGCTGGCAGGACAACGTATGTCAGCCTCCGGGTTTGGTGGTTATAATCAACAGAGTTATCAAGAGTATGACAACTCTGCAGGTAATCCACATTATTCTGGACCCAACATACCAATGGAACCAAGGGGAAGGTATCCAAACCCTATGGATAACTATCATCCATCAAGACCTCATGACAGTTACGATGACTTTCAGCGTCAGAGGCGTGAAGACTTTGGGAAAGCCTATAATCGATACTAG
- the LOC107028857 gene encoding uncharacterized protein LOC107028857 isoform X3, which produces MSSRQDSDIDDDFSDLYKEYTGPVRSNTTKAQDKIVTEKRPHVGSDEEEEDARDPNAVPTDFTSREAKVWEAKSKATERNWKKRKEEEMICKICGESGHFTQGCPSTLGASRKSQDFFERVPARESHVKALFTEKVINQIEKDVGCKIKMEEKFIIVSGKDRLILRKGVDAVHKIKEDADKKGPSSSQVSRSRSPERRSPVSARMVRSNSQRSNHSPQSASQLHHRYGRQEKVVDDRGHDDFHKIARGGSQAYGNDGARGRSSLSKSPARAAYMSNSYNSYDGHGQGRGVYRSDGWDASRRDSDMKSNRDFDRPSVPQSMESVELEYQKDAIDLGRIRDKEEDEENHKHREAIRDVRENYMKKLSILRVEHAKQWEEFLQIDAVRRQQLAGQRMSASGFGGYNQQSYQEYDNSAGNPHYSGPNIPMEPRGRYPNPMDNYHPSRPHDSYDDFQRQRREDFGKAYNRY; this is translated from the exons ATGTCTAGTAGGCAAGATTccgatattgatgatgatttcAGTGATCTTTACAAGGAATATACTGGCCCTGTTAGATCCAACACAACTAAGGCACAGGATAAAATTGTGACAGAAAAAAGGCCTCATGTTGGTTCAGACGAGGAAGAAGAGGATGCCCGCGACCCCAATGCTGTGCCGACGGATTTTACCAGCAGGGAAGCGAAGGTTTGGGAAGCTAAATCCAAAGCTACTGAGAGAAACTGGAAGAAACGGAAGGAGGAAGAAATGATTTGTAAAATATGTGGAGAGTCGGGCCACTTTACTCAG GGATGTCCATCTACTCTCGGAGCGAGTCGGAAGTCTCAAGATTTTTTTGAGAGAGTGCCTGCAAGGGAAAGCCATGTGAAAGCTTTATTCACCGAGAAAGTTATAAATCAAATTGAGAAAGATGTTGGCTGCAAAATCAAAATGGAGGAGAAGTTTATCATAGTCAGCGGGAAGGACAGATTGATCCTAAGAAAAGGAGTGGATGCTgtacataaaattaaagaagatgCCGACAAAAAGGGTCCTTCTAGTTCTCAGGTGTCCAGATCAAGGTCGCCTGAGCGCCGAAGTCCTGTTAGCGCTCGTATGGTACGTTCTAATTCTCAGAGATCCAATCACAGCCCTCAGAGTGCATCACAGTTACACCATAGGTACGGAAGACAAGAGAAGGTTGTTGATGATCGCGGTCATGATGATTTTCACAAAATTGCAAGGGGTGGTTCACAAG CTTATGGTAATGATGGAGCTAGAGGTCGATCAAGCCTGTCAAAGTCTCCGGCACGTGCTGCTTATATGAGTAACTCATATAATTCCTACGATGGTCATGGTCAGGGAAGGGGTGTCTACAGGTCTGATGGTTGGGATGCGAGTAGACGTGATTCTGACATGAAATCTAACCGTGATTTTGACCGCCCCTCCGTTCCACAGTCCATGGAGAGTGTTGAATTGGAATACCAAAAGGATGCCATAGATCTAGGAAGAATTCGGGacaaggaagaagatgaagaaaatcaCAAGCATAGAGAG GCCATTAGAGATGTAAGAGAGAACTACATGAAGAAATTGTCCATCCTTAGAGTTGAACATGCAAAGCAATGGGAAGAGTTTCTTCAAATTGATGCAGTAAGGAGGCAACAGCTGGCAGGACAACGTATGTCAGCCTCCGGGTTTGGTGGTTATAATCAACAGAGTTATCAAGAGTATGACAACTCTGCAGGTAATCCACATTATTCTGGACCCAACATACCAATGGAACCAAGGGGAAGGTATCCAAACCCTATGGATAACTATCATCCATCAAGACCTCATGACAGTTACGATGACTTTCAGCGTCAGAGGCGTGAAGACTTTGGGAAAGCCTATAATCGATACTAG
- the LOC107028857 gene encoding uncharacterized protein LOC107028857 isoform X1, with amino-acid sequence MLSVFPCSFISFQNRVFFDMSSRQDSDIDDDFSDLYKEYTGPVRSNTTKAQDKIVTEKRPHVGSDEEEEDARDPNAVPTDFTSREAKVWEAKSKATERNWKKRKEEEMICKICGESGHFTQGCPSTLGASRKSQDFFERVPARESHVKALFTEKVINQIEKDVGCKIKMEEKFIIVSGKDRLILRKGVDAVHKIKEDADKKGPSSSQVSRSRSPERRSPVSARMVRSNSQRSNHSPQSASQLHHRYGRQEKVVDDRGHDDFHKIARGGSQARAYGNDGARGRSSLSKSPARAAYMSNSYNSYDGHGQGRGVYRSDGWDASRRDSDMKSNRDFDRPSVPQSMESVELEYQKDAIDLGRIRDKEEDEENHKHREAIRDVRENYMKKLSILRVEHAKQWEEFLQIDAVRRQQLAGQRMSASGFGGYNQQSYQEYDNSAGNPHYSGPNIPMEPRGRYPNPMDNYHPSRPHDSYDDFQRQRREDFGKAYNRY; translated from the exons ATGCTTTCTGTCTTTCCTTGTTCTTTTATATCTTTCCAAAACAGGGTGTTCTTTGATATGTCTAGTAGGCAAGATTccgatattgatgatgatttcAGTGATCTTTACAAGGAATATACTGGCCCTGTTAGATCCAACACAACTAAGGCACAGGATAAAATTGTGACAGAAAAAAGGCCTCATGTTGGTTCAGACGAGGAAGAAGAGGATGCCCGCGACCCCAATGCTGTGCCGACGGATTTTACCAGCAGGGAAGCGAAGGTTTGGGAAGCTAAATCCAAAGCTACTGAGAGAAACTGGAAGAAACGGAAGGAGGAAGAAATGATTTGTAAAATATGTGGAGAGTCGGGCCACTTTACTCAG GGATGTCCATCTACTCTCGGAGCGAGTCGGAAGTCTCAAGATTTTTTTGAGAGAGTGCCTGCAAGGGAAAGCCATGTGAAAGCTTTATTCACCGAGAAAGTTATAAATCAAATTGAGAAAGATGTTGGCTGCAAAATCAAAATGGAGGAGAAGTTTATCATAGTCAGCGGGAAGGACAGATTGATCCTAAGAAAAGGAGTGGATGCTgtacataaaattaaagaagatgCCGACAAAAAGGGTCCTTCTAGTTCTCAGGTGTCCAGATCAAGGTCGCCTGAGCGCCGAAGTCCTGTTAGCGCTCGTATGGTACGTTCTAATTCTCAGAGATCCAATCACAGCCCTCAGAGTGCATCACAGTTACACCATAGGTACGGAAGACAAGAGAAGGTTGTTGATGATCGCGGTCATGATGATTTTCACAAAATTGCAAGGGGTGGTTCACAAG CAAGAG CTTATGGTAATGATGGAGCTAGAGGTCGATCAAGCCTGTCAAAGTCTCCGGCACGTGCTGCTTATATGAGTAACTCATATAATTCCTACGATGGTCATGGTCAGGGAAGGGGTGTCTACAGGTCTGATGGTTGGGATGCGAGTAGACGTGATTCTGACATGAAATCTAACCGTGATTTTGACCGCCCCTCCGTTCCACAGTCCATGGAGAGTGTTGAATTGGAATACCAAAAGGATGCCATAGATCTAGGAAGAATTCGGGacaaggaagaagatgaagaaaatcaCAAGCATAGAGAG GCCATTAGAGATGTAAGAGAGAACTACATGAAGAAATTGTCCATCCTTAGAGTTGAACATGCAAAGCAATGGGAAGAGTTTCTTCAAATTGATGCAGTAAGGAGGCAACAGCTGGCAGGACAACGTATGTCAGCCTCCGGGTTTGGTGGTTATAATCAACAGAGTTATCAAGAGTATGACAACTCTGCAGGTAATCCACATTATTCTGGACCCAACATACCAATGGAACCAAGGGGAAGGTATCCAAACCCTATGGATAACTATCATCCATCAAGACCTCATGACAGTTACGATGACTTTCAGCGTCAGAGGCGTGAAGACTTTGGGAAAGCCTATAATCGATACTAG
- the LOC107026884 gene encoding Werner syndrome ATP-dependent helicase homolog: MARICRAHTLFYSIPFYRNQIEVTVTKKGSEMDRWIQQTLHIHRRRLHELLVGLDIEWRAIRDPAEENPRVALLQLCVGHRCIIFQLIHADYIPDSLISFLGDTNFSFLGVNVNGDCEKLHEDYALLVANPLDLNKMAMDVYKIEEYGRIGLKRMAHEILGKVMQKPYGVTMSDWDAEELKYEQVEYACIDAFMSFKLGLKLFYKMQ, translated from the coding sequence ATGGCGAGAATCTGCCGAGCCCACACCTTATTCTATAGTATTCCTTTCTACAGAAACCAAATCGAAGTAACAGTTACAAAGAAAGGTTCAGAAATGGATCGATGGATTCAGCAAACACTTCACATTCACCGTCGAAGACTCCACGAACTCCTCGTCGGTCTCGACATCGAGTGGCGGGCGATTCGAGACCCCGCCGAAGAAAACCCCCGTGTTGCGCTCCTCCAGCTCTGCGTCGGCCACCGGTGCATCATATTCCAACTAATTCACGCAGATTACATCCCGGAttctctcatctctttcctgGGAGACACCAATTTCAGTTTTCTGGGTGTGAATGTTAACGGCGATTGTGAGAAATTGCACGAGGATTACGCGTTGTTAGTGGCGAACCCACTCGATTTGAACAAGATGGCGATGGATGTTTATaaaattgaagagtatgggaGAATTGGGTTGAAGAGAATGGCGCATGAAATTCTTGGGAAAGTGATGCAAAAGCCGTATGGTGTTACGATGAGTGATTGGGATGCAGAGGAATTGAAGTATGAACAAGTTGAATATGCTTGTATTGATGCTTTTATGTCTTTTAAGCTTGGGCTGAAGCTGTTCTACAAAATGCAgtga